The following are encoded in a window of Candidatus Atribacteria bacterium ADurb.Bin276 genomic DNA:
- the yedQ gene encoding putative diguanylate cyclase YedQ, translating into MIEYNYLFSIGCLVTATLAIALSLLSFWSSQFTPHARPLGFLLLFSSIYAFGYAFEIMKADPEWFFLWLRVEYFGLSFIAGSFLWLSVEFTGRFKAHKPIILVALAGVSLFFLIVVLTNDFHHLYYTSIEVDYRGLFPTAALGRGIFYILNALWFVGSFLLSFILCLHHFFRTTVVLRKRTLTMLIAVIICLVNYFIYILKVIPWSLDIGPLIITINGLILSIAITRLAFLNISPIAREQVFESMQDGVLVTDPQGRILDFNDAAQHIFPNLTRENVGHHLPTLVPELKPYLSTENISKFNPLSIQKGDAVLFYEARKIPIKNKQNKKIGIAVYLREFTEHYKLLQKLQEHAEKDWLTGIWNRRKWMNLAKTELKRAKRYGRPLTIAYLDIDHFKLVNDSLGHEGGDTVLIHLVKNISSQLRENDIFGRIGGEEFIILFPELDKEKAQMVTQRLLMTVCQEEIIACEQKVKATISIGATIWDGDNEVSLEELIQKADKALYMSKAAGRNRSTFI; encoded by the coding sequence TTGATCGAATATAATTACCTTTTCAGTATTGGCTGTCTTGTCACTGCCACTCTTGCCATTGCTTTGAGTCTCTTGTCTTTCTGGTCTTCTCAATTCACACCCCATGCAAGACCTTTGGGGTTTCTGCTTCTATTTTCTAGTATCTATGCCTTTGGCTATGCTTTTGAAATCATGAAAGCTGACCCTGAATGGTTTTTTTTATGGCTACGAGTTGAATATTTTGGGCTTTCTTTTATAGCCGGATCTTTTCTCTGGTTAAGTGTTGAGTTCACTGGAAGGTTTAAAGCTCATAAGCCCATCATTCTCGTTGCTCTTGCTGGGGTATCTCTTTTTTTTCTCATTGTGGTTTTAACCAACGATTTCCACCATCTTTACTACACTTCTATCGAAGTCGATTATCGCGGACTTTTTCCAACCGCTGCTTTAGGAAGGGGTATCTTTTATATCCTTAACGCTCTATGGTTTGTCGGCTCGTTTCTGCTCAGCTTCATTCTATGTTTACATCACTTTTTTCGAACCACAGTTGTTCTTCGGAAACGAACCCTTACCATGCTCATTGCAGTAATTATATGTCTTGTTAATTATTTTATTTATATTTTAAAGGTAATCCCCTGGAGCTTAGACATCGGTCCCTTAATTATAACCATTAATGGACTAATCTTGAGCATCGCTATTACCCGATTAGCATTTCTCAATATTTCTCCCATTGCCCGGGAGCAGGTATTTGAAAGCATGCAGGATGGGGTTTTGGTAACTGACCCTCAAGGAAGAATTCTTGATTTTAATGATGCTGCTCAACATATATTTCCTAATCTTACCCGAGAAAATGTTGGACACCATCTACCCACTTTAGTCCCAGAATTAAAACCCTATCTCTCAACAGAAAATATCTCGAAATTTAATCCCCTTTCAATTCAAAAAGGTGATGCCGTTCTATTTTATGAAGCAAGAAAGATTCCAATTAAAAATAAACAAAATAAAAAGATTGGAATTGCTGTATATCTTCGAGAATTTACAGAACACTATAAACTGCTTCAAAAATTACAAGAACATGCTGAAAAAGATTGGTTAACTGGTATCTGGAATCGAAGGAAATGGATGAATCTTGCTAAGACCGAACTTAAACGTGCAAAACGCTATGGCAGGCCTTTGACTATTGCCTATCTTGATATCGATCATTTTAAATTGGTCAACGATAGTTTAGGTCACGAGGGAGGAGATACGGTTCTCATTCACCTGGTGAAAAATATTTCATCACAATTGAGAGAAAATGACATTTTCGGTCGTATAGGCGGAGAAGAGTTTATCATTCTCTTCCCTGAGTTGGATAAGGAAAAAGCTCAAATGGTAACTCAACGTCTTCTCATGACTGTATGTCAGGAAGAAATTATTGCCTGTGAACAAAAAGTGAAAGCGACCATCAGCATTGGTGCTACCATCTGGGATGGAGATAATGAGGTATCACTGGAAGAACTCATTCAAAAGGCTGACAAAGCCCTCTATATGTCAAAAGCTGCTGGTCGAAACCGATCTACTTTTATTTAG